The Streptomyces sp. NBC_01268 genome window below encodes:
- a CDS encoding GNAT family N-acetyltransferase — MPQLIAPTARLHSSWLDAHAEWSPGANQDGSGMRLAADDALTFPEVFASWVGRLREQSDLTRPQPEGRVHATHWWIVEDDTYLGAIDLRHELNDFLLRAGGHIGYSIRPSARRRGLATWALATVLPEARALGMTRVLLTCDDTNTASARTIERNGGVLEDVRTTEIGVKRRYWIEL; from the coding sequence ATGCCGCAGCTGATCGCCCCCACCGCGCGACTCCACTCCTCCTGGCTCGACGCCCACGCGGAATGGAGCCCCGGCGCCAACCAGGACGGCTCCGGAATGCGGCTCGCGGCGGACGACGCCCTCACCTTCCCCGAGGTCTTCGCCTCCTGGGTCGGCAGGCTCCGCGAACAGTCCGACCTGACCCGCCCTCAGCCCGAGGGCCGGGTCCACGCCACCCACTGGTGGATCGTCGAGGACGACACGTACCTCGGCGCGATCGACCTGCGCCACGAGCTCAACGACTTCCTGCTCCGGGCCGGCGGCCACATCGGCTACAGCATCAGGCCCTCCGCCCGCCGCCGGGGCCTCGCCACCTGGGCGCTCGCCACCGTCCTGCCCGAGGCCCGGGCCCTCGGCATGACCCGGGTCCTGCTCACCTGCGACGACACCAACACCGCCTCGGCCCGCACCATCGAGCGCAACGGCGGCGTCCTGGAAGACGTCCGCACCACCGAGATCGGCGTCAAGCGCCGCTACTGGATCGAGCTGTAG
- a CDS encoding DinB family protein: protein MTTRDLRTQPPTSADERSTLTTMLDFQRDTLAMKCEGLTAEQLRDRAVGPSALSLLGLVRHAAEVERGWFRNVINGESSRSPWTPAGSTDWADFDVDDADVDEAFAVWREECRRARAIVDAADSLDVTGHIDEEAFSLRYVLVHMIEEYARHNGHADLLRERIDGVTGE, encoded by the coding sequence ATGACGACCCGAGACCTCCGCACCCAGCCGCCCACCAGCGCCGACGAACGCTCCACCCTCACCACGATGCTGGACTTCCAGCGCGACACCCTCGCCATGAAGTGCGAGGGGCTGACGGCCGAGCAGCTGAGGGACCGGGCCGTCGGGCCCTCCGCGCTGTCGTTGCTCGGGCTGGTGCGGCACGCCGCCGAGGTGGAGCGCGGGTGGTTCCGTAACGTCATCAACGGGGAGAGCAGCCGCAGCCCTTGGACCCCGGCCGGCTCGACCGACTGGGCCGACTTCGACGTGGACGACGCCGACGTCGACGAGGCCTTCGCGGTGTGGCGCGAGGAGTGCCGGCGCGCCCGCGCGATCGTCGACGCGGCCGACTCGCTCGACGTGACCGGACACATCGACGAGGAGGCCTTCTCGCTCCGTTACGTCCTCGTGCACATGATCGAGGAGTACGCGCGCCACAACGGCCACGCCGACCTGCTGCGCGAGCGCATCGACGGCGTCACCGGCGAGTAG